A stretch of Shinella zoogloeoides DNA encodes these proteins:
- a CDS encoding GGDEF domain-containing protein — MTTAVAQKVQVPDIAAQVTYAMRIMSVSPIPRNYELFYEAYIGSNPKLTRELAALGNKASQEELDEIGAQYFGHHHAATSIDGVQLKIATELESLLRLLKQEQTSLESYNKLLDETFVRITAKNSTSVDIIKGVINVLTQATGDTITQGKEMVENVTQKSREMENVRKELDEYKRIANTDSLTQLSNRRAFDDKLSAIYNSTMSRNVTALILADIDHFKKINDTYGHPVGDKILASVGSLIRAHVRKDILVARTGGEEFAMIVEGNTEEEVMGIAERIRAALESTPFKNSKTGVNYGPITISLGFCMASWAEGPGELYSKADIALYCAKNGGRNRVVVFEDGMKKDFAKSWLIYRK, encoded by the coding sequence ATGACCACGGCAGTTGCGCAGAAGGTCCAGGTGCCGGATATCGCGGCGCAGGTGACCTATGCCATGCGCATAATGAGCGTTTCTCCCATCCCGCGTAACTACGAGCTGTTCTACGAGGCCTATATCGGCTCGAATCCCAAGCTGACGCGCGAGCTTGCCGCTCTTGGCAACAAGGCCTCGCAGGAGGAGCTGGACGAGATCGGGGCGCAGTATTTCGGCCATCACCACGCCGCGACCTCCATCGACGGCGTCCAGTTGAAGATCGCCACCGAACTGGAAAGCCTGCTGCGCCTTCTCAAGCAGGAACAGACCTCGCTCGAAAGCTACAACAAGCTGCTCGACGAGACCTTCGTGCGCATCACGGCCAAGAACAGCACAAGCGTCGACATCATCAAGGGCGTCATCAACGTCCTCACGCAGGCAACAGGCGACACCATCACCCAGGGCAAGGAGATGGTGGAGAACGTCACGCAGAAGTCGCGCGAGATGGAAAACGTCCGCAAGGAGCTGGACGAATACAAGCGCATCGCCAACACGGATTCGCTGACGCAACTCTCCAACCGCCGCGCCTTCGACGACAAGCTCTCGGCGATCTACAATTCCACGATGTCGCGCAACGTCACCGCGCTGATCCTGGCGGATATCGACCATTTCAAGAAGATCAACGACACCTACGGCCACCCGGTCGGCGACAAGATCCTCGCCTCCGTCGGCAGCCTGATCCGCGCCCATGTGCGCAAGGACATCCTCGTGGCGCGCACCGGCGGCGAGGAATTCGCGATGATCGTCGAAGGCAACACCGAGGAAGAGGTGATGGGCATCGCCGAGCGCATCCGCGCCGCGCTGGAGAGCACGCCCTTCAAGAATTCCAAGACCGGCGTCAATTACGGCCCGATCACCATCTCGCTCGGCTTCTGCATGGCGTCCTGGGCGGAAGGTCCCGGCGAACTCTATTCCAAGGCGGATATCGCGCTCTACTGCGCCAAGAACGGCGGGCGCAACCGGGTCGTGGTGTTCGAGGACGGCATGAAGAAGGATTTCGCCAAGAGCTGGCTTATCTATCGCAAGTAG
- a CDS encoding L,D-transpeptidase, translated as MKTLAIALAAGLLATAGAAIAADNTNGRTELASLSSSAQKTGWLQVLSGGKPVTSEKKIAAVSRAPIARELVTFTENVAPGTIVVDNSERRLYHVLGSGLAMKYAVSVGREGFIWTGSEKVTRKTEWPTWTPPADMRAREARKGKVLPVSMKGGLDNPLGSRAIYLGSTIYRIHGTNQPSSLGKAQSSGCIRMANEDVEHLYAQVTTGATVIVRD; from the coding sequence ATGAAAACGCTCGCCATCGCCCTTGCCGCAGGCCTTCTCGCCACCGCCGGCGCAGCCATCGCCGCCGACAACACGAACGGCCGGACTGAACTCGCTTCGCTTTCCTCCTCCGCGCAGAAGACGGGCTGGCTGCAGGTTCTGTCCGGCGGCAAGCCGGTGACGTCGGAAAAGAAGATTGCCGCCGTTTCCCGCGCCCCCATCGCCCGCGAACTCGTCACCTTCACCGAGAACGTCGCCCCGGGCACCATCGTGGTCGACAACTCGGAACGCCGCCTCTACCACGTGCTCGGCTCGGGCCTCGCCATGAAATACGCCGTCAGCGTCGGCCGCGAGGGCTTCATCTGGACCGGTTCGGAAAAGGTGACGCGCAAGACCGAATGGCCGACCTGGACGCCGCCGGCGGACATGCGCGCCCGCGAAGCCAGGAAGGGCAAGGTCCTGCCGGTTTCCATGAAGGGCGGCCTCGACAACCCGCTCGGTTCGCGCGCCATCTATCTCGGCTCGACCATCTACCGCATCCATGGCACCAATCAGCCGTCCTCGCTCGGCAAGGCGCAATCCTCGGGCTGCATCCGTATGGCGAACGAGGACGTCGAGCACCTCTATGCGCAGGTCACGACGGGCGCCACGGTGATTGTCAGGGACTGA
- a CDS encoding L,D-transpeptidase family protein, giving the protein MKLTKTAVLAAALAVSCAAITLPAAPANAITLMDILRGGKKKEPAREPLPGVDSGASLPNATVKQEAKPLPRVTGPRYYTYKADALKRVAVDKLADPVVTSSISTDVAPAGDAGIRAAFATVDVRATPDAAKAVETFYGDYKKLVWIDGTGISEKAKTAIAVLADAASVGLDPWDYAVQIPPDSFDSADMNKRYSELATFEVALSSAVATYVQDAVRGRIDPNRISGYHDFKRKDVNLVAALKNVVLSGNIRNYLESRSPLNDDFRVLKAELSKLRAETGGDDRVVIAEGTLLKPGESNPELANIIKGVVRHGSDALKTDHSVTIATYKGTPDYTPELVALMEAFQKENGLKPDGVVGKASIRKLVGGDSVADKVAKLEVALEQARWLPVDLGARHVFINQPAFMVYYHEDGREKFSMRTVVGSKSNQTYFFEDRVQTVEVNPYWGVPQSIIINEMLPKLRNDPSYLDRMGYEVAVGGRAVPSSSVNWHGSTAGVSVRQPPSGDNALGELKILFPNTHAIYMHDTPSKSFFKKDMRALSHGCVRLAEPRKMAAAVLGVSEADVGKEIAAGGNRALPVKADIPIYIAYFTAWPNKDGAVEYFDDVYGRDDYMRKAFEATRAARQAQG; this is encoded by the coding sequence ATGAAGCTGACAAAGACTGCCGTGCTGGCCGCCGCGCTGGCCGTTTCCTGCGCCGCCATCACGCTGCCTGCCGCACCTGCCAATGCCATCACGCTGATGGACATTCTGCGTGGCGGCAAGAAGAAGGAGCCTGCGCGCGAGCCGCTCCCCGGCGTCGATAGCGGCGCTTCGTTGCCGAACGCCACGGTGAAGCAGGAGGCCAAGCCCCTGCCGCGCGTCACCGGCCCGCGCTACTATACCTACAAGGCCGATGCGCTGAAGCGTGTCGCCGTCGACAAGCTGGCCGATCCCGTCGTGACCAGCTCCATTTCCACGGACGTCGCGCCGGCGGGCGATGCCGGCATTCGCGCCGCCTTCGCCACGGTGGACGTGCGTGCGACGCCCGACGCCGCCAAGGCGGTCGAGACGTTCTACGGCGATTACAAGAAGCTCGTCTGGATCGACGGCACGGGCATCAGCGAGAAGGCCAAGACTGCCATCGCCGTGCTTGCCGACGCCGCATCCGTCGGCCTCGATCCCTGGGACTATGCGGTTCAGATCCCGCCGGACAGCTTCGACAGCGCCGACATGAACAAGCGCTACAGCGAGCTGGCCACCTTCGAGGTCGCCCTGTCCTCCGCCGTCGCGACCTATGTCCAGGATGCGGTTCGCGGTCGTATCGATCCGAACCGGATTTCCGGCTACCACGACTTCAAGCGCAAGGACGTCAACCTCGTCGCGGCGCTGAAGAACGTCGTGCTCAGCGGCAATATCCGGAACTATCTGGAAAGCCGCTCGCCGTTGAACGACGATTTCCGCGTGCTGAAGGCCGAGCTTTCGAAGCTGCGGGCCGAGACCGGTGGCGACGACCGCGTGGTCATCGCCGAGGGCACGCTGCTCAAGCCCGGCGAGAGCAACCCGGAACTCGCCAACATCATCAAGGGTGTCGTCAGGCACGGTTCGGACGCGCTGAAGACCGATCATTCGGTGACTATCGCCACCTACAAGGGCACGCCGGACTATACGCCCGAGCTGGTCGCCCTCATGGAAGCCTTCCAGAAGGAAAACGGCCTGAAGCCGGACGGCGTCGTCGGCAAGGCCTCGATCCGCAAGCTGGTTGGCGGCGATTCCGTCGCCGACAAGGTCGCCAAGCTCGAGGTGGCGCTGGAACAGGCCCGCTGGCTGCCGGTCGATCTCGGCGCGCGCCATGTCTTCATCAACCAGCCCGCTTTCATGGTCTACTACCACGAGGATGGTCGCGAGAAGTTCTCGATGCGCACGGTTGTCGGCTCCAAGTCGAACCAGACCTATTTCTTCGAGGACCGCGTGCAGACCGTCGAGGTCAACCCGTACTGGGGCGTGCCGCAGTCGATCATCATCAACGAGATGCTGCCGAAGCTGCGCAACGACCCGTCCTATCTCGATCGCATGGGCTACGAAGTGGCCGTCGGCGGGCGGGCGGTGCCGTCGTCCTCGGTCAACTGGCACGGCTCCACGGCCGGCGTTTCCGTGCGCCAGCCGCCGAGCGGCGACAATGCGCTGGGCGAGTTGAAGATCCTCTTCCCCAATACGCATGCGATCTACATGCACGACACGCCCTCGAAGAGCTTCTTCAAGAAGGACATGCGGGCGCTGAGCCATGGCTGCGTGCGCCTTGCCGAGCCGCGCAAGATGGCGGCGGCGGTGCTGGGCGTCAGCGAGGCGGATGTCGGCAAGGAGATCGCGGCCGGCGGTAACCGGGCGCTGCCCGTGAAGGCCGACATTCCGATCTATATCGCCTATTTCACCGCCTGGCCGAACAAGGACGGTGCGGTCGAGTATTTCGACGACGTCTATGGCCGCGACGACTATATGCGTAAGGCGTTCGAGGCGACACGCGCGGCGCGGCAGGCGCAGGGCTGA
- the fumC gene encoding class II fumarate hydratase, which translates to MRRHHRRLDEAHGLKAGSKMTSTRTETDTFGPIEVDNSRYWGAQAQRSLGNFKIGWEKQPLSVVRALGIVKQAAARANTELGRLDPKLADAIVAAAQEVIDGKLNDHFPLVVWQTGSGTQSNMNANEVISNRAIEMLGGVMGSKKPVHPNDHVNMSQSSNDTYPTAMHIACAERIVHDLLPALKHLHAALEAKVKAFSHIIKIGRTHTQDATPLTLGQEFSGYAAQVASAIKRIELTLPGLCELAQGGTAVGTGLNAPVGFAEKVADHIAKITGIAFTTAPNKFEALAAHDSMVFSHGAINAAAAALFKIANDIRFLGSGPRSGLGELALPENEPGSSIMPGKVNPTQCEALTQVCAQVFGNHASLTFAGSQGHFELNVFNPLMAYNFLQSVQLLSDAAISFTDNCVVGIEAREDNIKAALNRSLMLVTALAPKIGYDNAAKIAKTAHKNGTTLREEAVGGGYVTNEEFDEVVRPEKMIMPG; encoded by the coding sequence ATGCGGCGGCATCACCGGCGGCTGGACGAAGCGCATGGGCTTAAAGCGGGAAGCAAAATGACATCGACGCGCACGGAAACGGATACATTCGGCCCCATCGAAGTGGACAACAGCCGCTATTGGGGCGCGCAGGCCCAGCGCTCGCTCGGCAACTTCAAGATCGGCTGGGAAAAGCAGCCGCTGTCCGTCGTCCGCGCCCTCGGCATCGTCAAGCAGGCCGCCGCCCGCGCCAATACGGAACTCGGCCGCCTCGACCCCAAGCTCGCCGACGCGATCGTCGCCGCCGCGCAGGAAGTCATCGACGGCAAGCTTAACGATCACTTCCCGCTCGTCGTCTGGCAGACGGGTTCGGGCACCCAGTCGAACATGAACGCCAACGAGGTGATCTCCAACCGGGCCATCGAAATGCTCGGCGGCGTCATGGGCTCCAAGAAGCCGGTGCATCCGAACGACCACGTCAACATGAGCCAGTCGTCGAACGACACCTATCCGACGGCCATGCACATCGCCTGCGCCGAGCGCATCGTCCACGACCTCCTGCCCGCCCTGAAGCACCTGCATGCCGCGCTCGAAGCCAAGGTGAAGGCCTTCAGCCACATCATCAAGATCGGCCGCACGCACACGCAGGACGCGACCCCGCTGACCCTCGGCCAGGAATTCTCCGGCTACGCCGCCCAGGTCGCCTCCGCCATCAAGCGCATCGAGCTGACGCTGCCGGGCCTTTGCGAACTTGCCCAGGGCGGCACCGCCGTCGGCACGGGTCTCAACGCGCCGGTCGGCTTTGCCGAGAAGGTCGCCGATCACATAGCCAAGATCACCGGCATCGCCTTCACGACCGCGCCGAACAAGTTCGAAGCGCTCGCCGCCCATGACTCCATGGTCTTCTCGCACGGCGCGATCAATGCAGCCGCCGCAGCGCTCTTCAAGATCGCCAACGACATCCGCTTCCTCGGCTCCGGCCCGCGCTCGGGCCTCGGTGAACTCGCGCTGCCGGAAAACGAACCCGGCTCGTCCATCATGCCCGGCAAGGTCAACCCGACCCAGTGCGAAGCCCTCACCCAGGTCTGCGCCCAGGTCTTCGGCAACCACGCCTCGCTGACCTTCGCCGGCAGCCAGGGCCATTTCGAGCTGAACGTCTTCAACCCGCTGATGGCCTACAACTTCCTGCAGTCCGTCCAGCTCCTGTCGGACGCCGCGATCTCCTTCACCGACAATTGCGTCGTCGGCATCGAGGCGCGCGAGGACAATATCAAGGCCGCACTCAACCGCTCGCTGATGCTCGTCACCGCGCTCGCCCCGAAGATCGGCTACGACAACGCCGCCAAGATCGCCAAGACCGCGCACAAGAACGGCACGACGCTGCGCGAGGAGGCCGTCGGCGGCGGCTATGTCACGAACGAGGAGTTCGACGAAGTTGTACGCCCGGAAAAAATGATTATGCCGGGTTGA
- a CDS encoding M15 family metallopeptidase codes for MAALAAGLSSAGAAEPDLAARLKLLVAAYPESLASVEGNRLVFHDGGPPLMIDDGKAKDHQAALAAGDIEDSLRQLYPLGACDRKPAIDDDPGRVRSDALMMRLYGNSAKAVEADLVAVDWFGEMLRVTRRQGAAAALEKVRDALAEKPGLKRYLAPSAGTFNWRKVSGAPNMSVHSFGAAIDLNTKFADYWIWSGGKPGRVPKYANKYPLEIVEIFERYGFVWGGRWYHYDTMHFEYRPELVAIAKAAGASACR; via the coding sequence ATGGCTGCGCTGGCGGCCGGTCTGTCGTCGGCCGGCGCCGCCGAGCCGGACCTTGCGGCCCGCCTCAAGCTGCTGGTCGCGGCCTATCCGGAAAGCCTTGCCAGCGTAGAGGGCAACAGGCTTGTCTTCCACGACGGCGGCCCGCCGCTCATGATCGATGACGGCAAGGCCAAGGATCATCAGGCGGCGCTTGCCGCCGGAGATATCGAGGATAGCCTGCGGCAGCTCTATCCCCTCGGGGCCTGCGACAGGAAACCGGCGATCGACGACGATCCGGGCCGCGTCCGCAGCGATGCGCTGATGATGCGGCTCTACGGCAACTCGGCAAAGGCGGTGGAGGCCGACCTTGTCGCCGTCGACTGGTTCGGCGAAATGCTGCGCGTGACCAGGCGGCAGGGTGCGGCGGCGGCTCTGGAAAAGGTACGCGACGCGCTTGCTGAAAAGCCCGGGCTGAAGCGCTATCTCGCTCCCTCTGCCGGAACCTTCAACTGGCGCAAGGTGTCCGGCGCGCCGAACATGTCGGTTCACAGCTTCGGCGCGGCCATCGATCTCAACACGAAATTCGCTGACTACTGGATCTGGTCCGGCGGCAAGCCGGGCAGGGTGCCGAAATACGCCAACAAATATCCGCTGGAGATCGTCGAGATCTTCGAGCGGTACGGCTTTGTCTGGGGCGGGCGCTGGTATCACTATGACACCATGCATTTCGAATATCGCCCGGAACTGGTCGCCATAGCGAAAGCGGCAGGCGCGTCGGCCTGCCGCTGA